From the genome of Toxoplasma gondii ME49 chromosome XII, whole genome shotgun sequence:
TCTCTGGAATCCAGGTTCGATTCTATAGTTGACGTCTCTTTCATGCTCTTGGCAAGCGCAAGCATGATGCCTCCAAGCAATGTCTCTTGTTGTCCTGGACGAACGAGCAAGGACAGAACGGGAGCGACAGCTGTGTTCCACAACAAAAGCCCAAGGCGAGTGTCCCTGCAAGTCAACCACAAATTGCGTTATCATTACgcacgtcttcttcttttcccaTATGCTTTTATCCCCCTAGtagttctcttttttctcatgTCTGACGACCTCTACGTAAGGAGGACGTCCGTGGCTGTGGCAGCCTCCCAGGAACTTAGAGCCACTGTCAATACTCAGGAAGGTGACAGCGCGACATTGGGACCGACCACatcgcgaagaagacaacctCCTTCGTCAACTGTAGACATATTAGCCAATCTTCGTAAAAATAGGAAGTTAGCGGCGACATCCCTCATGGCTCTGTAAGTGGACTAAGTTTGTTGAGTCTTGAATCCACCTATTGATGGTATATACACACTCTTTCCTGTTGTCGATCCGGCGGCGCATGAATTTAAAGGAACAGGCTACCGCCGATGGCATGTGATCGTCGATATGATGCGCGGTCTATCACTTCTTCAATATATGCAGTGCTTACCTGGTCCGATGAAGGGACTGGCTTTgcgtatgtgtatatatgcgaGACTCGTAAAGTCTTTCGACGGAGGCACAAGCAACTGTGCTTTTCTactgtttctttctgcgtAGAGAAGAGTAGCGAATGGGTTCATCGGTTGTGCAAGAATTACTGTAGGAAGATGGTGTGGCGGATGTTTATGTTCTATCTTATGGGAGACCGTACACCCTGATGAGTAATTCGAATGACGATGGCAGGCGGGGGGATGATTCAAAATGTTATCGGCGGcaacgcgaaggagacgcgtcTTTCCGGGAACGTCCCCGTTGCGAATACGTGTACTCCTCTTCCCTTATTGTCTCGTGTCGAATGCACATCTGCATCAATGGACACAAACACAAATTGCAGTGCTGCAATACTCTATGCTGAAGCATTGATGATGCAACGCCACAGACAAAACGTACAAGTAGTTGATTGTTGAAGGCATCCCGAGACATCTGTGCTCATCCCATGCTCTTTGTTGACTTTTTTCTACTAGTGGAACTGAACATATAGACGAGCCAATATGGCTCCGATTGCAGAAAGGGTCCGCTGTCTCCCAGAGTACCACTTACTAGTGCCAGTGTTGCCATGGCGACTGCTTCGGCCGTTACTGTTTTTCGGGTCGTTCCTGTGTAGATGTTACAGAGACACTGCCCTTCCTTGCTCTTTGCAGTTGTTGCATTGAATTTACCACTGCGGGGATTTTTTGAGTTCGATGCACACGCAGAAACGGGGACCCACTGTATCACGTGTGTCCCGCGAGCATACCTGAGAAATGAAGAGCTACACCACCGACTGCGCACACATATAAGGTGCCGTATCTTCGTCTGTTGGTGTCACTGCGCAGGGCTGCAGCCGGCGCTGTTGTTGTCACCTTACTGACTATGAGACAACACacaacgaggagaagagtgAAGTTACTGCGCGCTGCCCGTAAGTCATCGAAATGCCTTTGGATGTTTTTCCAGACGCCTCTGCACAGtgcaggaggagacagtcaGATGGGTGTATCAATGACTTTTCCAGCGTTGGGTGTGAAGGATCTTGCGGAATCGACTGTCAACGACTTTTGTCAACTTTCGAGTGGTCACGTTGCCCCTCTGCTCTCGACAGGGACGTACGTCGCATCACGGGAAGGGGTGTATGTCGTCTGGTTGAGTTGGTGGTTCTGCGCATACACATAGAGAGTCAGATCAAGTGCTTTCAGAACACTTTAACTCTCTCTGAACCTTACTCAAGCTGGGAGTTGCTATCTGTAGGTCGCGCACCACTATCCAACTCTCCTAGAGATGAAGCAGATGCGGGGAACGGATTCCGTAATCAACACATGGAAACAACGCAGCGTGTAGAAACTGGTCACAACATGGGACTTGAATTATTCGAGCAAGGAACAGTTCCAGTACTGAAGCTGCGATCCGATGACGTATCGTTTCGTAACCAGAAGACAGGTAAGTCGAAGGCCTTGACCAGTACCGGTAGCTCGAACGGTACTGCCgtcgcttttttttcctgACTGGGAAGGGTAAGAGAGACAAAACCGTGACTGCCGAGTGGTTGGGGGGGGGTCGCTTGCACTTTGTGGTGGTTTCGGCAGACGCTGAAGTTCTGGGTCCAACATATCAGAGTTCAGATGCAAAATAATTCTACGGAGCGGAGAATACTAGGTACCAGCTGGGTTCGCAGCTGAGTCTAACTCCAGAGAGGAGTTCTTCTCATCAGGAGGCTGTGGTTGGCAGGTGAATAACAGGGATGGGGAGTACTGAGGACTTGAATTGAGTTGAACAAATCTGATGTAGGCAGATCCACCTTAAACATCAAGTTCGATCTTGTGCCACAGGCAAGGCGACACCAGATGCAAAGTTGAGACGAAACAGTTTATTCAGTGTGGCTGATTTGTTGCTGTGACCCTTGACCGACCCTTCGTGTTGCTGAAgtgaaaaggcagaaagatCACGTGCGTCTGCGTGGCTGTAATACGGTTACCTGGTATTTTCCGCATGGGTCGGAGACGTCGATACAACGAGCCATATTTGTCAACTTGCGCCTCTgaagtgaagaagggaaCCGGTTTTTATCGGAAAGGTGGAAGAGGTCAACCCGTTTTGCGTCCCCTTTCGGATGTTCCCTGCCGCATTTCCAATTATGTCAGCTGACCAGCAACCCCCTAAAGGCGTTGCACCAAGCTCCCTTCAAATTTGTTGAGTAACATTCTTTGATCTCTGTGAATTCAGGCACCCGGCGCAGAGCTAGCAAGAGATGACGTGAGTACCTCCGGCATACTGTTGCTGCTAGTGATTATTTAAGTTTGCCGGGAGCGCACTGGGGTGTTAATCCAGATGCAGCATTGCCACACGACAAGAGAGGATAGTGAAAAATGTGGAGAATAAATCTGTCAGTTGCTGCGCCTCAAATGCTCGGATCCATGGTTGAGAGTGACGACGCAGGTGAATGCCTCTGATATTTCAGCGACCGTCCATGTAGCATTGTTAGAAGTTTTGGGGAGGCTGTTATTCTGACGGAAGGTTCTTGACGCTCTGACGAAGATCGTGAACTGTGGTGCCTTGGggtgttttttcgctttttggACCAGAAGAAGCATTCCCACACTTTTGCTTGTTGTTGTGACACTCGTGTATTTAGTTTTTTCTTCATCTGTCGTGGTGAGTCGTTGTTACGTTCACATATGGGCTGCAACAACACATCACGTCAGGCGGCCCCACAAGGTGGAGTGAATTAGAACGTCGTTGGCGATGGAAAAAGCTGACCTCTGCTTTATCGATACGAATATTACCTTCGGCATTCGGTGTTCCATAAATTGGTGAGCAACTCAAGCAGTGCCAGGCTGCGCACTCCTCAAAATTGTTGTCggtctgcctgtctcctgtggTTCGCAGGTGTTTTTTGGACTGGGGGCCCTTGCTGCCTTTGGACTGCTCGTAAGCTTTCCTACTGGCTGCTACAGATTCGTCTCTAGTCAGAGTACAGCTAGGAAAGTGCGTCCACAGACTTTCGTCATTCGTTGCCCCTGGATTCAATCAATACCTTGTTGGATGGCCTCCTTGGTGCTCTTATATTGCTGCGTCCCAGGTCGTACGTTCCTTACGACACATGAAAGCACTTTCGCGGCAACTACAGAGCCTCTGTAGAGACTATCCGGAGCATTGACCCGCGCCCGCGGCGGCGTTTGACTCATTTGCATTTCAGATTTAGCCTTTTGATGTTGCTTTAGTACCTTAGCACAGTAAGCGTTAATGTAGGTTGAGATGGATCTTTTGGGCGCAGTTTTGGGAATATATCAAGAAAAGAGGAGCCTTCACCCACCAGGATGTGAGGCTAACAGGAAACGGGCAAATCCCATTCTGAACACTGTGCGTCTGTAGCATGACCAGCCGAATCCGATTCACATTACAAAACAATGCGCGTTGGAAGGAGGCTTCGAGCATCTGGCGAAGCTCGATTTGTCGTTACCCGTCCCTTGCACTGCTGGGGTAATCTTGACAAGCGACAAATTCGTGGAATGCAAATTGCGGCGTGCGGCAATTGTGCCTAGAGTGCATGTCGATAACACACTGTTCACTTCTCCACCACATGAAATGAAGTTATCAGTCTACAGCGAAGCTGAATCACTTTACAGGCGCGGTTCACCAGCCTTTCAGGAAGGGGAAACGGAGGCAAAATTCTTTTGGGGTTGGCAGCGTTGACACTCATGTGGGAAAAAGCGGGTCTGAAGGAGGTGCTGCTCGTTTCGTTATCAGGAGCGGTATCATCACTACTGAGTGCGAGGACTGGGTGTCGGCGGCTGCAGCCAGTGAGAAACCTtctgtctttgcttcttGGAGGTGCCCGTTCCTCTGCGCACATATGTGCTTAGATGTGCCTACAAGAGAGCGGCAGAGTTGTGCGAGTCCGGTCTCGAAGAAGACTCCGTTGCAACGGGAAAAGTGTAACATTGTAGAGGATGCCGAACACAGGCATgactgtgtctgtcttttctgtctgtagTTTCGCAGCTCAAACGCATACAGATCAGACACTGGCAGTTATCTGGAGCGTAATGACGGATCCAGTGGGAAATAGTCGCGTTGGCACTTGTCTTCGAGCAGGATTGGCGTTACACAGGCGTTTTCACTGGCTTCAGATTTGTGATCCAGAATGATTTCCGTTGCTTCAGTGTTACAGTCGCTTTTTGGTACCACAAACGCGAATTTCAAATTACAAATCGGTAAGGGGGTGTAGTTGGTTTGTCTCTGAGGAAAGAACGCCTTTAGTCGTTCGAATGGACGCAAATATGTGGGCTTTCTGGAACTGTTGAAATTAATTAACGGGTGACATGCTGTCGTGACGCGTGGAAAAGTGGTGTGGCTGTTTATATTGAAGGCATTGATGAGAATGGCCTGAGACTCTACATGTTTATTGAGGTTTTCTGTGGAGGTGGGTGTTCGGAGGCAGGGTGTGTGCTAGCCCGTATAACGACTGCTTTCCATCGCGAAAGGGGATGGAGGCCAGGGGAAGGGTTGTGaacacagaagacagagtgAATGCTGATTCCCTAAGCCAGTGATGATTGTTCAACCCAAGGGTGATATGATGCAGTCGAATGAGATGTCTGCTTTCCAattgtctcctcgcgcagCGAGTGAGTGCCCATATACTGGTTACAATGTTGTTTAGCATCTCGTTGCTTAAGCTCGCAGTGTGACTATGTGTGCCTAAGTGTGCGTTACCGTGAGTGGATATCTGGCAGGTCAAGGATCTGAATCTTGGCTCAGGCAGCGAGTCTGATTTGTGAAGAAGAATATTGTGACACGCAAAAGCAGGACGTCCCATACTGGCAAGCACCCTGGTTTCCGGTAATGATTCACTCTTCGTTCACAGCACGTCTAGACATGTCGGTAGGCTTCGTCGGTGGCCTCCGAGTGACAGGGTGATAAATCACGCATGTGGAGCTGCGGCGTTAACGACAGtgaacagaagaagatgagaagGTTGAAGCGCAGCTCAGAAACAAAACGACTTACGGTGCTTTCTGTCGTCATCTGCTGGATGTAATCCTCGTCCTATAACAGATTGTGCAGGCAAGACGTAATGTTTGCACGCGTACCCATATTTCTGCAGAGTCATTGCTGTTGCAAGAGTATATGTGGACCCCTTGAACCTGCACACATGCCGCGACGCTATCACAAAGGATTCTTGCTCGATGTCCGGCCCATGAAGCGATCCAAGTACGGGTCACAAATCATGGAATCCTCGGACGAAGtggaggggagaggaagatgtTGGCCAATCTCAGTACTCTCGCCGAGGGAAGGGTGCTTGCGCGTCTCTAACATACCTTTTTCTGACAACTGTACGGAAGGTAACAAACCTCCAGgcgctttttctggggagtatatactacgagttggactaaTGGTTTAGATATTGGAGGCCTTTGTTTACTGGATCCAAGTTCTGTTAGCAGAGCCCCTCCAAGTAGCCAAGGTACCAAATATGGTATTGGAGAAAGGATGGGGAGTCGACGAGCTTCGTTTGGACGTGCCGCTCAGTCGCTGTTTTTCGCAGCGTGCGATAGTAAGGatctctttctgtttgcaTTTGAAGTCTGTGAACGAGCGCGCCAAGTTGGCAGCGACGAGAGGTGAGATAGGTAGTATGTGACGTGTCAGATGTCCGACTGAAATAAGCAGAGGTCAAGGCGTTGAGGACGGGTGAGCATCTGGAGTCGGTCGTCAGTGTCGTGAGGCGAGACAACACCTGTAGCACTGATGCGATTGCAGTTCCCACAGTGGAAGCATGGCGACGAGGGATGGACAAGGGACGTGGCGTGACTGGTGAGTATGCGAGGGGAGATGACAGGAGATTCGTTCTCGTATGTAGCGGGAGCAACGCAACGATGGCAGGGGGAGGGGATACATGACGGAGCCGTGGTACAAGGTGAAGAGCAGACGTAGTGGATAGCCAGTCTCGGTGCTGCCGGCGAAGGAAGGGTGCTTCCTTGGAGGCGACAAAATTCGGTTGGAATGGGGGGCTGATTATGAAGATGTTTGTGTCACACTTCAGGTGAAACATGCGTTCGGTGGATGGAGTTACAGAGCATTGCGCGTTTATGTGTTTAGGTGACAAACGTGAGTTTACTATCATGGAGGCAAATTCCAGGGTGGGCTTTACCGAGAAAAAACCGTGTCACGAAAAATCCGGCTTGGTGGTGACCATGATTACTACGTAGGCAGTGGAGATAGGTGTCGCTTGCGTGGCGGTATGGAGCAAGGGTGACGAGCCGAGGGAGAGGGACTCGGGTCATGGTGTGACACAGTCCCATGATGGTTTCCCGGAAAAgtccgacagagagagcgattACCAAGTAGGGTTCCTTCTGCGGTAGCTAGCTCTTGGGATTGGTCGGGTTCCGTGGTAGAGATTAATTTTCTTCGCTGGACTGGGGACGGAACTGGGTGAGGTAACCAACTGGCTGGAGGCACGTTGAACAAGTTTTTTTTTGAGTTGGTTCTATATGACATGCCTCTCATGAGGGGCTGTTGGTCGAGTAGCCAATCGGGCGGCTGGAGGCGACGAGAGCTAACGAGAAGTGGCGAAGATATTATTGGAGGAGGGGGCTGTGTGGAAGGATGGAATTGACGGCTGGGAAATGAGATGGCGTGCGTGTCATCTGGTCACGCGCTATCGCGCCGCTCGGTCGCTGTTGATCACAGCGTGCGATAGTAAGGATGTCattgtgtttcctcttcgtgtGTGTGAACGGATACGCCGAGTTGGCAGCGATGAGAGGTGAGATAGGTAGTATGTGACGTGTCAGATGTCCGACTGAAATAAGCAGAGGTCAAGGCGTTGAGGACGGGTGAGCATCTGGAGTCGGTCGTCAGTGTCGTGAGGCGAGACAACACCTGTAGCACTGATGCGATTGCAGTTCCCACAGTGGAAGCATGGCGACGAGGGATGGACAAGGGACGTGGCGTGACTGGTGAGTATGCGAGGGGAGATGACAGGAGATTCGTTCTCGTATGTAGCGGGAGCAACGCAACGATGGCAGGGGGAGGGGATACATGACGGAGCCGTGGTACAAGGTGAAGAGCAGACGTAGTGGATAGCCAGTCTCGGTGCTGCCGGCGAAGGAAGGGTGCTTCCTTGGAGGCGACAAAATTCGGTTGGAATGGGGGGCTGATTATGAAGATGTTTGTGTCACACTTCAGGTGAAACATGCGTTCGGTGGATGGAGTTACAGAGCATTGCGCGTTTATGTGTTTAGGTGACAAACGTGAGTTTACTATCATGGAGGCAAATTCCAGGGTGGGCTTTACCGAGAAAAAACCGTGTCACGAAAAATCCGGCTTGGTGGTGACCATGATTACTACGTAGGCAGTGGAGATAGGTGTCGCTTGCGTGGCGGTATGGAGCGAGGGTGACGAGCCGAGGGAGAGGGACTCGGGTCATGGTGTGACACAGTCCCATGATGGTTTCCCGGAAAAGgtccgacagagagagcgattACCAAGTAGGGTTCCTTCTGCGGTAGCTAGCTCTTGGGATTGGTCGGGTTCCGTGGTAGAGATTAATTTTCTTCGCTGGACTGGGGACGGAACTGGGTGAGGTAACCAACTGGCTGGAGGCACGTTGAACAAGTTTTTTTTGAGTTGGTTCTATATGACATGCCTCTCATGAGGGGCTGTTGGTCGAGTAGCCAATCGGGCGGCTGGAGGCGACGAGAGCTAACGAGAAGTGGCGAAGATATTATTGGAGGAGGGGGCTGTGTGGAAGGATGGAATTGACGGCTGGGAAATGAGATGGCGTGCGTGTCATCTGGTCACGCGCTATCGCGCAGCTCGGTCGCTGTTGGTCACAGCGTGCGATAGTAAGGATGTCattgtgtttcctcttcgtgtGTGTGAACGGATACGCCGAGTTGGCAGCGACGAGAGGTGAGATAGGTAGTATGTGACGTGTCAGATGTCCCAATGAAATATGCAGAGGGCAGGGGGTAGATTGTGAATGAATATGTGCAGTGGGTGTTCAGCGTTCAGAGGTAATGCAGCAGACCCTGTAGTACTGTGGCAGTATATGAAGGGATGACAAGAGAGGTCCACAGATGGGGCAGAGGTGGGTATACGTCGCGGGAGGGGGGATGGGTCGATGCGTACGCGGATGTTCTCGGTTGTTTGTGAGCGACGTGATGTCCAAGGGGACCCTATTAGGTGGGGCTGAGATATTGGCTATTCTTGTGAGTGCAGGATACGTCTGCTGACGTCGAGGAGGTTTCTGTGAGTGTATTGCTCATGCGTGAAGGTATGGGGTTGTTCCGCATGGGCACGGAAACTGTCCGGTGCGTTTTGTATCGTGCTTCCTTGAGACGTTTTGTATCGTGCTTCCTTGAGAATACGGCATGCCCAAGGTCTTTGTGATCCAATCGAGCCGTGGTGAGCCTCGCAGTTGATTCAGAGTGTTTGTTTGTGAATGGACGTCAGAGCAATGGTTGTCACTGTTTCTATACGAATCACGGTTCGCTCTATTCGGTCCAGATTGCAGCCGGACTCTGCTTGCTGACCCTGCCTGTTATTGATATGGGCGAAGTGAAGTCGTGGTtatttctttctctggcAAACACTCGGGTTTGAGGCATCTTTATGTCACAGTTTGGCAGTCAGTTCCGGCTGACCCCGGAGCAATCAAGTGTGTCGACACTCAATGCACCCTCTGATGGTGGCGGGACGAAATCGGACCATATCCGTCGGCGTTCACTATTCCGCTTACAACCGAGTTGAAATGCCATGTGTTCCCGTTCATAGTAAACATGGGTTCCTTGAAGGCTCCCCCACGGTTTGTACATacttgactcctcagtttaaCTTGAGGAGTGCTTTGTTTACAGTTTGTGTCGCCCCGGAAAGGGACGCTTTTCTGTAGCGGAAATGATTTGTACGTCACGTGGACGATGCAATCACCTGGCAGGTGCGACTCGTCTGAAATGGAAGACAAAACATTGGAGCTGACACCGGTGTAAGTTTTCATAACAGGGTATATGATCTCTCCCATGTACTACTTTTTGCGGCAGTGGTTCCTGCTGACCAGGTCTGTGATCGCGGTCTCGTTTGCGTTTGGCTTACCATTCTTTAGAAAAGGCGTGATGCACAACAGCCAGACCTCACCTCAATGTTAAGCTGTGTATAAGCAGTTAAGGCGTAACGTTCGGAAAACCGCTCTGGGATAGGATGGTGTTGTGTGCTTTTTGCGTGTAGCTGTTTGTCGGAATTGCCGCTTCTGTAAGTGCTACTGACCATGCATTAAGTTATGGCATTGGACACTTGGTAGTTAACAGAGTTTCACCCGTAGGACAGACGCTTAACGCCTGACGACATCTGCTGTGCAACTCACGAGCAAGCATGCGATACCGAGCGGGCTGGTTCAGACTTGCTTAAACGCGTAGTATGGGTCGACGCGTGCGCCTCTTTGTCGAGCAATTGACAGCTTCCAGTGGTCGGACGTGCGGAGCGGGAAAGATGTAATGCAAAGTGCGCCAACGCTTAGTGAAAAATTTTATTATGGGAGCCTGCTGGTGTCGTGTGACACCTTCGAGTGTTGGCTGACAATACATCATGACTGTGCTGTCGATACGGTGACTCCTTagcctctctgtttcgttgcTCAGACGTAGCCCTGGGACGCGACTGTCCTAATTACGAGACTTCATCGACTGGCCTTGGACTGCCTGTTGGGGGTGAGTTTACAGGCCATTGCAGCAGTACGAACCTTGATTACGGTCGACGGTACATGATTTCCTGCTTCGAAAGTCGGTCTATCAAGTGACAAACGTTTGCGAACAAACAGTTGTCCGATGTCGTCTGCGTACACAATGTGATACAGTGCCTTCTACTATAGCCTCCAACATGCGCAACGCTAAACACCTCACACCGCTGCAGTACTGATAAACGATCTGGCACAGTCTGCGCAGCCGCCGAGGGTAGTCGACTGATTAGTGTCTCGGATTCATTAATGTCTTTCCAGGGAATGAACGCTGCCAAAGAAAAACAGCCGACAGCATGCTGTGGCTCACGTTCAGAAAGAACTACAATGCATGCCCACCTCGCCCGAACGGGGTGCCGGCTACTTTGTGTTGTTATGTTTCCTTCCCCCGGCAAAAAGTTCGTGTTTTCCGTCACCGTTGCTGACACTAGCTGGCCAATGTCACTTCTGAGTGAGGGCTGTGCGTATCCGAACTGAGATTATGGTGAACTATGTATTTCCTGGATGCATCAGACACCTACCGTCAGACAAGCTGCCACATTGGCTTCAGCATGTAATTTGAACGAGATAACGAATGATTGGTAGGCGAACTGAATATGTAGGTGCCTGTAAGCGCCAATGAGCGCTGTTGCTCTGTCTCGACAATTGTGTGTTGGTAATAGATTGCCGTTCGCGTCTGTCGGCACCACATCGACAGATGCCCAATTCCCTGCATCCGCAACTGTGTGGGAGACCTTGGCAATGCCAATATGAAGTGCTGATTCTTGTTCGTATGTGATTAACAGGTGCTCGTCAAACGGAGAGTGAGTTGCTCGTAAACTTTCTATTGTATATGCTGAAGTGATGCTGATATACAGGCAGTCTCTACCACCAGCAGCCAATCGTCTACATCGATCTGCAAAGGCGAAGCGATGTTGTTAAGGAACGTGGCCGGTTACTACTGTTCTGTGGCGCTGGCAGACGAGTGCAGTATGTGCGGCTAATACCGACTCGATTATCGCATTTCGTCCAACCGCGAATGAGGCGTAACGGCTCGCATGTGGGGTAACTGGCATTATCCAATGCAAGGGTCTTGAACCAGCACGCCGCGTGAGTGTCCGTAGAGCAGTAAGAGGACTGAGGGATCCCCAGAGGCACTGCTACACCATCGTTGATGCCATATTGTCGATTAATGGCACCGAATCACTGTGACAGGTCGACAAACGACAGTTAGACGGTCAACAGATTTTGCGGGTGCGGAGAACCCACAAACGGACAGTTGCAGAGCTGCATTGCGGGTGCTGATGATTTGTCCCATCATTTGAAGAGCCTGTATAAACAGTTCATTGGCATTCGTAATAGAGCACCCGCAACGTCGTGACTCCGTGCACTAGCTGTGCTCTTGGGTAGCGGTGATGCGCAGGTGCGTCCACCGCAATGATGTGGCGAGTTAGAGCCGTTGGGGATCGTCAGACGCGTAGCGACTtgaggtgcatgcagaattATGGACAGCAGGAGAAAAGTAGATGCGGCCGCTTTTCAGGAAAACGAACAAAGAAAATGCCGAAGGCTTCAAGGTGGTGGACATCAACCTGGCTTGACACATTTGCGGACGTCCGCCGTTAGGCAACATACTTTCGGACAATTTCTTTGCTCTGAAGTGGATGCAGACAACCGTTCCCGTGATTCAGAAGCTGCTCTAGTTGTTGCACGTCTGAGTGTACAGAGTACAGATGCCGGCGGATGCAATTAAAGAGCCATCGCTCTTCCTGGGCAACGCAGGAACGTGCGCCGTGTGACTGATACATGACCCACAGTTTGTGCTTTGACGGCAAACTAGATGGCACGCAAATTGCACGTTGCCCTGTGAGAGGCCATGCCCTTTTAGGTGGCCGACACGAAATTGGCTCAATAAACATAAATCAGAAAGCTGACTAGTGGCCTGTTCTGTCGATTAGAACCCAGGTTTGCGGCCCTAAACAGGCTCAATATTCTACATGGAATGCCGACCAGATGATTTATTTTTAGATAGTAAGTGGGACCAAGGCGTAGCTCGTTGAAGCAAACGTTGGGTGGGAATTTTTGCTGGATAACAAGCCAGGCGGCCTAGCAACGTTCTCACCGCCAGGGCGGCGTTGCATTGAAAATGAGTGAACCCCAACAAAGCAGCCGTACACCCCACTCCTATTTGCGATATGACCTACGCCACTGAAGGTAAGTGGAACAACTGTCATGGTAGGTGTGGTGCAGCGGTCGCAACTGCATCTGCGGCAACACGCCTTGCGATGCCTACTGGAGGATCACAGGCATTCAAAGCCTTTCTATATTCGCCCTGAAAGACCTTCGCAAATGGATTACACCGATTTGCCAGTTGCCTGAGACGATACGGAACACTGCACAAACGTGAGAAGATGGATTGACACTGCTCCAGTGAAACAAATTCATTACGACAGATTTCTTCATTTTTGCTCATCGAATAAGAGTCGCAGTTAATTCGAAATGTGTTTCCCTGCCACGAGGTTTTGCCTATATTATTTGGTATTACCATGCCTCTTTCCGAATAGGGTCTAATGACTGTGTCCGAGAAAGAGTTGTCGCAGTGCTCCCGAAAACGCGGGCACCTTCATGATGATGGGCTGCCGGGAAGTGGCTTGCTACTGAACTGGGAATGTTGTATGTTGAATCTACTAAGCTGCCGAGTTACCGCTCCCGCCTTTCACAGGCCTGTGTTTCACGGAAGCCGAAACCAGTAGAAGCATTCGTTGACAACGTTTAGCTACCTGCGACGACATGTACTCCCAACGCTCATATGTGAAATACGGATAACTAGTCTCAGTGTGGCTGGTACACGTGACGACTCACGGCAACCCATCCTCCAGTAAAAAGATCAGGTATATACTGGGACATCTCGTTTGTGTCATCCATACAATTAATCAACTACTCAGCGAAACATCATACCGCAAAACTCTGGGGAATTTCTCGGGAGACGATCTGTGAAGGGTTACTGAACGTCGCTGCAACAACGGCTTTTTTAACCCTCTTCAGGCTAATGCTCCAGATGCGGAATGCTGATAGTTGGTGGGAGATCCTCAACTGCCGATCGATCTTCTAGCTGCACCACTGGAGTGTAGAGCATGGTTCGAGCGAGGCTGAATGCAGTGtttgctctttttttctgtgttggCATTATTTGTCGACGCGCGGCTCTTGTTGGACCCC
Proteins encoded in this window:
- a CDS encoding hypothetical protein (encoded by transcript TGME49_276810~Predicted trans-membrane domain (TMHMM2.0):49-72:131-151); the protein is MLLASASMMPPSNVSCCPGRTSKDRTGATAVFHNKSPRRVSLQVNHKLRYHYARLLLFPYAFIPLVVLFFLMSDDLYVRRTSVAVAASQELRATVNTQEGDSATLGPTTSRRRQPPSSTVDILANLRKNRKLAATSLMALAAAGAVVVTLLTMRQHTTRRRVKLLRAARRAPLSNSPRDEADAGNGFRNQHMETTQRVETGHNMGLELFEQGTVPVLKLRSDDVSFRNQKTDAEVLGPTYQSSDAK